DNA from Macadamia integrifolia cultivar HAES 741 chromosome 12, SCU_Mint_v3, whole genome shotgun sequence:
CCAATACCTTAGTTTGCCttgatgccatgacaactatgatttttGTAAGTTGTTACCCATACTTCATATTTTATAACTACAAGAGGAGGGCTACTACAGCCCATCGATTTTGGCACTCAAGTAATTATGTCTTCGTCAATGGAGTAGCAGCCTTGTGTTGAAACAAGAGcaacccaaggtggtgaaacCTACCACAAGCCTTGTGgtatccttcttttctttcttcttcttcttctatgggtGAAACAAGAGCAATTCAAGGTGCTAAAGCCTTGGTTTGGTGGATGGTGAAGCCTACCGCAAGCCTTGATGGTGAAGCAAAGATTATATCCTTTTCTATGGGTgaaaccatagttagcaaaaaggggaacggcaaaaaaacgaaAATCGACGGTATGgattttaaacagtaaaaatttTCGAGTGATCGGTCAAATAAACagtcaaaaaaacaaagaacggTAAAAATCGAAAAACGGACGGTACAGGTTTTAAATGtatagatttcaaacaaacgagactaaaaaaacggtagtatattcatataaattaaggaattatcaTATTAATATCTACATCTAATATTCAAACcaactacaatatctaacattaatgcctatacatcccatgtctcattataagttttaagacatatcattgaatatcatccaacaccaattctaaatcatacaccacacatgcccAAATTCTTATTTAGCAATGTGACTAGGTTAAGGTATTGTTCATTGTTGttaacatagtcaacacactctcgaagtgatatatgttcagttagagttatgagtcatcactttagaaatattttttagcAAATACGTtagtttatagctcaatttcaAGGTtcgtgaattgaatttgagttgaaggtaatatcatgagaaatatagtccattgTGTTAActtcaagttggtgaaaaaATCAGTTCGATTagagttcgggagagagatatatggACAATTAAATAGACATTATAttcaaaaatcaagtcttaaaaaacgcTATAAAAAGGGGaatgtgttttaaacgtgtttagaacaggaatgcttgaagtttgctgtttttttaagtatctttggaAAGCATATggtaaaacatgttttaaacaataaaaaacggAAACACGTTTCAAACGTAGTTTTAAACGCCTTTTTGCTAACAGTAGGTGAAACAAGAGCAACCCAAGGTGCTAAAGCCTTGGTTTGGTGGGTGGTGAAGCCTTCTGCAAGCCTTGGTGGTGAAGCAAAGATTATACCTTTCCTTTCTTCCATTCCAGCAACAACCATCCTTGCATGGGTGACCATTGAAGGTGATCTATGATTTAATTCACTGGTTGATTCTGTACTTCTCTTTATCATTGTTGTACAACAGCAGCAACTCAActttattccaactaaatggggtaatctacatggatccttaccctccaatcagctctattcgaggttatatatgtctttcctcacttttcctaaggtcattttaggtttgccaCGGGTTCTTTTAATTCCTtccatttgaatcaaatcactcatctatactagagcatccaaagacttccgttgaacatggtcatgccacctcaaatgactttctcctAGTTCATCATGTATAGGAGCTACTCCCAATTAAGCTCCAATATAATCATTTcatactttatccttcctaatttagccacacatccatctcaacatctttaTCTCTTTATCACTGCTGAAACCTCAGATATTACTTACTTTTATTCTGTTCAAACCTGTTCCTAGTTACTGTTGTCtgagggcctgtttgataacgtttctgtcgtttctgttttaagaaatggaaaaaacataaatttccatttctagaaatagaaacggaattgaaggcgtttgataagtcatgtttttagaagtcgatggtaaccagtgaaagaattgccacaagtcgtttccagaaacggcaaaacaagttgaacttgtttcgcctgggtcgtttcttgaactataaataagtaaaaatttctatttctatttttaaaaataagtgaaacgaaacagttttatcaaacactttttgctccgtttctgctgtttctagaaacagaaacggtagaaacgcgtTCCTTGAAACGTCATTAAACGGGCCCTGAGATTCCATAATGCTTCCAATTCTGGTCTCTCAAACTTGTCATCGGATTATGGCCATCGGACGGACCCCATCTTTTGAGTGTTTCTTCACCCCtattaaacccccccccccccacccgcCTCTTTTCAACCAGGATTGGGAGACTCTGACCTCCAGATCGGAAGTTCTCAGTTCAAATCTATTTTGTCCCTGTGAGTTTTCGGCAGCTGTCAATCGGATCAATCCCACCTTAGGAGCACATAATCTACAGAATCCACCCTAAACTCAACCTTGAACTCCGGTTACATCCAAGTGGTGGACATTAAGTTATTTGGCTTCCTTATATTCTGAATTTCCATGTTTTTTTATATCACTGCGATCCTAACCTGTGTTTAGCGTCTGAAACCTGTTAGTAGGTTAAATCTACGttcatcaattttttctttttggcaagTCACTTGGCAATGACAGCTCACATTTGGGTTCCATTTATTTTGACTGGAAacgtttttttaaataatggaaGTCTATTTTCTGGTTGCTACTTCTACAAAGGCATTGATACCCCTTTTTTATCTTCGCATTCTGCCTCCTAACTTCTTCATAACTTCATATTTTCACCTCCAATTGCTCCCCAAACATAGTTGTCGAGGTGATATCACGACCGAAGATGGTGGAGGTGTGCCTAGGTACCCTCGGCGTGTATGGTTGAACCTAGATGGTAATGTTCAGGATTGTCTGAAAGAGCCATGGTTAGTTCAATAAATGTTGATCGAAAGCTCTATTTTTCAACTGAGATCGAAAACAACCGCAAGCGATTTCCCTGCCCAGACATTGAACAAAACACGGACGACTACAATAGTGAAGtgaagaaaaattaagaaattaaaaaagaaagacacGGGGCAGAGAGAGGGTTTCAAGGAGGCgatgggagagagagggggtcCCAGGGAGGAATGCCAGGGTGCAGTCAGATGTAATCACCCAAGCATCCAGAAGTTTTTTCtttctacaaaaaataaaaaataaaaaagaagaagaagccaaatACAAGAGCAAGAAACTATCCTGTTTGCGGTAGAGGCATCAgcagaggcagcaacttgaCCATTCGGCACCTAGGCGACGCCTCGAAAACTTTGCTCCCAAACTTGGTATATCAGTCCCTGGCATCAGAACCGATTGGTACTAACTGAAAAACCTCACCCTTTTCCACCACCTGGTAACCTTTTGCTGttacatccaagatccacaaaTTATCCAATTGCACCCTTCAATTGTCATTGGATTTCCATCATATTTTGGGTCTAATTTGACAAACCCAAAGGGCTACTCAGACCTGAATTTCATCCCATTCTGATATCTAGTTTGAGAGTTACAAAAAAATTCTCATACGCCCTACATATACCTAATTGATTCACCCGAATTCAAACTTCCAGTTATTCACAATTTAGGCATAAATCCTAAATTAGAGGGTTTTATGGGCTGCAACAATATTCCCCATCAAAAGCACTACCATAACATCCTTTTTCTTCTGCCAATTCCCTACTAAGGAAACTTCCAACATGAGACAATGTCCACCAAAACAATGGCGTCTAACTTCAGCTTGGCTCCCGTCTCCTCATTATGAGTGTTATCTTACACATAATGATCAATTTTACTTGACAAAAGTACAATCAAGAAAAGGCAACAAGGACTCTTTAAAGTATACAACAAAACAAGCAACAATGATACAATATAAATCTAACACGAATCATGCCTCAGTCCTTAACACCCTCCCTCGGCTGACTCATCCAAACTCTATGTGAATCACTAAAGCCAGACACACCAAAATCTAAACATACACAACAGATGGTATTTATTTTAAAGTTCTAGTCTTCAACAACACACTAACCATGAATATCATTTAAAATTCTTTAAACCCGAATATAACTATCTTGTGCTTCTagcatggttctaaatctcAGCATcccgaaaaagaaaaacaaaagagaagggtttgaaaaaaataaaaataaaaaccagatACAAGATGAAGAAACTAACATGCTTGCGCTAGAGGCGTTGGCAGCAGCAACAGCTTGACAAGGCGGTACATAGGCAACGCCTTGAAAACTACGCTCCCAAGCTTGGTATCTCAGTTCCTGGCATCAGAACCGATCGGTACTAACTGAAAAACCTCGCCCTTTTCCACCACCTGGTAACCTTTTGCTTTTTCTATCCAAGATCCACACCTTATCCAATTGCACCCTTCAATTGTTGTCGGATTTCCATCATATTTTGGGGTCTAGTTTGACAAACCAAAAGGGCTACTCAGACCTGAATTTCATCCCATTCTGATATCTAGTTTGAGAGTAACAAAAAAATTCTCATATGCCCTACATATACCTAATTGATTTACCTCAAACTTCCAGTTCTTCACAATTTAGACATAAATCCTAAATTAGAGTAAGGTTTTCTGGGCTGCATCAATATTCCCCATCAAAAGCCCTACCAATAACATCCTTATTCTTCTGCCAATTCCCTGCTAATGCAACTTCCAAGATGGGACAATGTCCACCAAAACAATGGCGTCAAACTTCAGTTTGGCTCAGGTACCCTCATTATTAGTGTTCTCTTACGCATAATGATCAATTTTACTTCAAGGAGTACAATAAAGAAAAGGCAACAAGGAATCTTTAAGTATACAACAAAACAAGCAACAATGATACCCTATAAAATCTAAAAGATGAATCATACCTTAACACTCTCCCTCGGCTGACTCCTCCAAAGTCCATGTGAACCACTAAAACCAGACCCACCAAAAGCAAAGCAAACACAACAGATGGTGTTTATTTTATGACTAAAGTTCAAGTCTTCAACAAGACTCTTTGACAATGAATATTCTTTAAGCCTGCATATAACTTTGTTGTGCTTCTAGCATGGTAGTAAATCTCAGGTTTCAACCAGGGTATTTAGAAACAGAAACTACAATCTAAGAATAAGGAGGGCTAATACGAGCCGACCAGAAGAAGCAATGGCTGAGCCCCTATTTGAGCACTAGCTGTTCTATGACCAAAGAAGCAacggtggtctacgatcagctttACTCCGCCCAAGTGCGCTAACGCGCGCGCTTTACATCGATGGAAAGTTTGTATTTagaaacagaaactgaaatctGAGAATAAGGATGTAAATCGAAATCAGAATAGGCCAATTATAACcagaatgaaaataaaaatgaaattttgctTAACAGTAAATTGGCCGGAAAAAGGTAGGAAATTCTGACCTGAACTgatagagaagagaaagaagggtaGAAATGCCAGATTACGAATCCACAAAAGTCTCACCCAGAATCCACCAGGTATGCACTGAAACCACACCCAGAATCCTCCATGTATGCACTGAACCCACACCCAGAATCCACCAGGTATGCAATGAATCCACAATAGCTCCACTAAATCCACAGCAGCATGATTTCAGTCATGTGTTTTTATGAGAGTAGTTGTTAATTTCAGTCCTGTGTTTTAATGATAGGAAGGCCCCATGATAGCTTACCCCTTGGGGTCAATATAGGCTTGTTTTgagtttttctattttgtcaGTCCAGGTTGATTTAGGACCTCCAAAACTGCTGGTTGATTGGAGCATTTTTGAGTCACTTTTggctttaattttctttccttaattCTGTCAATGCTTGAATTAGCCTTTATTGACTCAATCATGCTTGGGTTTTACAAAGTTAGTTATAAAATACACATAAAGGGATACAGCCCTCCCATTGATTCATGTTACTCCATAATATATTATGAGTTACGATTTATAGATAGACTAGGATTTCTAGAAATTCTAGATAATCCAGGACCGCAGGCTTCAGAGAGCTTCAGATTCTGGTCCTTCCTAGCACCTTTCTATGGCACTACTTAATTTCTCATCATCCATGAAAACATTGTTATGCAGGCTCAGCTCCCACCAAGGACCCAGACACATGTCAAAACTGATTGAATgatcaaaataagagaaatgcCTAAGCACATTCAAGCAACACAAGCCTCCAGTGCGATTGGGAAATTGTCCAAAACAGGCATCATAACCTTGGCTATTATGCTTATGGCTCATATAGTAATAAAGAATAATCTAAACAATATAGAAGCTTTCAAATAATAGATTTAGGAGTTCTAAGGTTAGGGCTAGAAATTAAAGCAAAAGAAGTCTTCTTTCCCTGTCAATTACAGAAAAGAGAAATTCCGCTTTCTGATCTAAGATATTTCAGCAAAGAAAAAGTTTcagaaagtaaaataaagaatgaaggAGTCACTAGGTTAGGACGGCATGTGGTATATAACGTGGTTTGAATATGATCTCTCCAACAAATCTTCACCTGGTCAATTGGGTGCTTGGGAACTACAGTTTGGATGACAAAAAACTATTTACAGTCAGGGACATGAAAAAGGCATCAGCAGCAGAACTTTTGAAGTAGAATTGCAaatttaaaaagggaaaaaaaaaaacaagaacagaGGAGAAGACAAGTCTACTAGGGTTCATACATGAAGACAGAAAGCATTGCACCCACAGGTATGAAAGAAAGTCTCACACATGATAGCTAGGGCTATTGATGGGCCAAATATTATCCAGATCTGATCCAATCTATATCAAATTCGATCATTTAGGCTACAGATATGCCtatatttaattcaataacTATCCAAGTTATGATTTTAACATTTAATCTATAAATATAATTATAAGTAAAAATTGATCCACTACATTTAATCTATAAAAACATATCTGCACTTTGAATAGGATATTCACTATCTGAACTAATattcaaataattaaaaaggGCATGAAATATTCAGCCTGTTCTCTGCCCTACTGATAGTGGACATCATATTTGAAGTTCAATAACATAGAGTATTCAGTCTTCCTCCCAGTTctgcttcaaaaaaaaaaaattaatggaaagTGAAATGATTTACAACATCTGTATCCAACAATTATATAGCCAAGAAATCTAGGTCAGAAAAATAAGCTGccaacaaaaggaaaagaaacaaacTCGATCTTACCAAATAAAACATGAACCAAAATCATAGAGATACCCACAATGCccaataaagaacttgaataacCAGAAACTACGGCACAAACGACTTAGCTGTCCCCCTTCCCCcatccccaccccccaaaaaataaataaacaaataaataataccCACACTGCCCCAGTCAACAGAATTTGAATAGAAGAAAAACCAGAAACAAATGCTTGTGAATCTAGACTCAACCAGTGAAAGATTGACCATAGTTGCTAATGAAGTCCAAATATGGAAGCACCAACAAAATACCTTGACACTTTACCATCAATGTTTAAGGAaactaacccaacccaaacaCCCCCCAAAACATGAATGCTTGCTTCCTCACCCTGACACATAGCAAGAAAGATGTTGAATCAACAAAGTCACCTAACACAATCATTTTTTAACAACGCATAAATTAAACAGGAAGCAACATTTACTCAAAAATTGAAGATAAGAATAAGCAAACTCCAGCCTCAATAATAAACAAGgatcaaacaaaaacaaaaagaagaaacagcGCGTAGGAAACGACAAAGAGAAAAGCAAACATTCATCATCTTCCTCATGATTTTCTTTAGTACCTAATCCAAGAAAAGGATTCATCTTCCTCATAAGTCAAAGCTTTTCATCCTATTTATGATCCATGTTAAATCCAAGTAAAGAGTCACAATACACAAGCAGGCAACACCTCAAACATATACTTCCGCAGAAACCGGAGGAAGTGCTCCTAAGCTTCCTATATTAGTCTTTTACGATAGCCGATGGGAAATTTTCCTCATCCAAAGTAGGAAGAAGTAGGCAACACATTGCATTAACCCAAAACATGTTACAAACATAAAATGGGAAATATTTCAATTACTTGTTCGCACTGATTCCTATAAATCTCAATGTATACATAATTTCATGATCTTCTACCAGCTCTAAGCAAAATGTCCTACACACAATATTTCATGAGACTACAAATCAAATTGCTTCAAAGCTACCACCCCcataaaacccaaaacacaagtACAAATGATACTGAAACCATTATACGAAATAACACACTTCAGAATGGCTcaactgatatatatatatatacatacagtCATAGATATGGGGATATGTATAACCCTAAATTcaaattcatcatcttcatataTCGTATCCACAGaaatcccctcccccccccccccccttttttttaaaagtgatttgctggggaagaagaagaaactattGAACCACTAAAAGTATTATTACATAACTATCAGAGAAATCCCTAACCGATCAACCTGAAAAAGAAGACATCAGACATCTTCAACTCACAGATAAACGTCACATCCTCTAGGTCCACCGGTCAAGGACCCAACCCCAGAGTTGGATTTAAACGAGATCCTGACGTCGCTACAATGAACAGACATCCAATGCATCCTGGTCCTCCACCATCCGGTTTTAAACTTAACCCAAGTCACCAGCCTCACATTGAAGCTCACAGCCCCTTGGCTCCGATCCGTTGCAAGGGACTTGGCAAGGTTGTCGTCAACATACGTCGACGAAGCCGCGAACTTCGCCCTCACTGTGGTCTGGTTCCTCTTCCCCTGCTCAAACGGTGGCAGCGACGTTTCCGCGAGTTGCATACGGTCGTAGAAGATGACACCGCGGAAGTTGCTATAAAAAACGGTGAGCTTCTTGTTAGGGTTTCGAACAGTGAAGTTCAGATCCCAATTGGCAGTTAGGTCAGATGAGGAGACATTGAAAGATGAGACAGAGGCCGAGTCGAGTTGAAACTCGGGGACACGAGGGCGGAGGACGAGCCAAGTGATGAAGGTGATGC
Protein-coding regions in this window:
- the LOC122057218 gene encoding NDR1/HIN1-like protein 10 produces the protein MTSTANDQSKPVTGYPMGYPPAATASYQSTAGYPNSTAGTAYPYAAPPPGPGPYYYPSSSYDNQRRRATFLRRLLIAALAVVVIIGCITFITWLVLRPRVPEFQLDSASVSSFNVSSSDLTANWDLNFTVRNPNKKLTVFYSNFRGVIFYDRMQLAETSLPPFEQGKRNQTTVRAKFAASSTYVDDNLAKSLATDRSQGAVSFNVRLVTWVKFKTGWWRTRMHWMSVHCSDVRISFKSNSGVGSLTGGPRGCDVYL